One stretch of Zingiber officinale cultivar Zhangliang chromosome 6B, Zo_v1.1, whole genome shotgun sequence DNA includes these proteins:
- the LOC121992100 gene encoding uncharacterized protein LOC121992100, protein MVGRPTIKPRPCQNLLETTKLAAPRSNGIYVIRRQMAAERGAGDGGGASTALLRGDFACLWEKQGEYVDRRRAFLRSYPLCREQPRRRVRRLVWARLRDARRLPRLFWAKLRAAFAGGRSSGRRLFAFQLLPHPGARTGGPAARS, encoded by the coding sequence ATGGTCGGGCGGCCTACTATTAAACCCCGGCCATGCCAGAATCTACTTGAGACGACGAAGCTAGCGGCGCCAAGATCCAACGGAATCTACGTAATTCGAAGGCAGATGGCGGCGGAGAGAGGAGCAGGGGATGGCGGAGGCGCGTCGACGGCGCTGTTGCGGGGGGACTTTGCGTGCCTGTGGGAGAAGCAGGGGGAGTATGTGGATCGTCGCCGGGCCTTCCTCCGGAGCTACCCCTTGTGCCGCGAGCAGCCCCGCCGCCGCGTCCGCCGCCTCGTCTGGGCCCGCCTCCGCGACGCCCGCAGGCTGCCGCGCCTCTTCTGGGCTAAGCTCCGGGCAGCCTTCGCCGGCGGCCGCAGCAGCGGGCGGCGCCTCTTCGCCTTCCAGCTTCTTCCGCACCCCGGCGCTCGCACCGGAGGCCCCGCCGCCAGGAGCTAG